The segment GCAATCGGTAATACGCTACGGGGCCCGAGCATTTACGATGCATCGAGCGTTGGGCATTTCCATGAGTTCTACGAGCGACGAATCGCATTAACACCGACGATCGACAGCCGCCCGGCGATCCCTCGTCAGATTTTGTTGTCCTCCGCGCTGTTATGTCGCGCTATTGTTTTACATTTCATGGGATCGATATGGACGTGGAGATTTTAACCCCCTATCGCCGTTTACGAACTTCTTCCGAGACTTCGAAGAAACGAGAAAACTCGCGCGTTGGAAATAGCCTTATTCGAAGTCGATGAAAATCCCCCCTTCTCATTTATATGGAACCGTTTTGAACGTtgcataatcgttttatttagaATTTGTATAGATTTAACTATATATTTTTGGGAAAAATCGTTTtcatttttttactttttcccAAGAGGCGTctgagaaaattgaatttaggaGCTTGTAAGAACCGGATTCAGCCTTTAAAATTACCCCATGAAGGTTATTGTACGACTATTTTTTAGGAAGCTACAGCAGTACAAATATTGTGAGCGTTTCAGAGTGTCCTAATACTTGTTAATCACTTTCGATTATTCGATGCAGTTAGAAGTTCTTGTACTCGAGATAGGACTACATATATTGTCCGGAGCAGTGGAACAGGTGTGCTATTAGAGACCTGTCGGACTTGGGTCTTCTGATCGGATAATTGACGttctaccgtatttattttacgaCTTCTTGTCGCAGGTTGAACGGCCAGTTTCGCGAGAATGCTTATTACGGGTGGCCTTTCTCTCCTTTCCAGATCACGAAGGTTCGAAATTATGCATTTTGGAATTCTATTGTATCGTACGTGGACAATTTAATTGTTGAAAACGTTTCAGAATTATTATTATCGAATCTATTCTTTCTTTTGTTTCGTTGTTAGATTTAAGTGTTCCGTCGTTTCGAGTACCGTGTAATAACTTGTTATTCAATTCGTCACTCACAGTTACTGCTGTTTTATACTTTAACTTATTGCAAACACACGTCCCACACGCTGTTTCCCATTTATATAGCACATTAAATTAAATTGACTCGATTAAGCGTAATGTGCATAAATCTGCGATTACTGTACAGGTTCCTCGCAGATCGCATTGATCTTCTATTTCAAGAATGAAACGGCAGTAAATACTAACTCGGTTAGCAAACTTTTAcgttatcattattatttattaattcgtcTTATTACTTAACCATTAAAACTGTTCTAGTAAAATGCAATGAAACTATCTGAATTGCCTGAGTAAATCTGTATTTAATGTTTACGAACGATTGGTCTCGatcgattataatttttatttttccagcCATTACTGAACGTAATAATCTTGCATTGCTTCGTATCTCGGGAGTAGTTTATCAgtcatttaaaaattcattgttTTAAAAACTGATAAATCCCTCTTTTTCTATACGAATTTGTTTTAAATTATGCCTTTTCGTAAATCTGACGATACTTTTTCTATATGGAAAATAAAcactattaaattttttaaatggcgATAACTGGGAGACTTTTAAAAGCAAAgatgaattttaaaataaaaaaatgcattCATGCATACACAGAATTTCAAAAGTTAAAAATGAACTCTTGTCTTTCCTCCTTCCTCTTAAAACTTttgatcaaaaattaaattgattctaaattattataaatcgaCGAAGTTCCGCAACAACACTGACAGTTTTCTAAAGACACGGACAGCAAATTTCGTTCAGCGTCCGATTGAAAAAAGGAAGCGACCATTACTCGAAAGCTCGGATTAATTTGGTCGCCGAGATCGCTTAGGAATAAAACAAGCTGTTTCGTTGATCAACTCGGTATATCTCGCGCCGAGATCGCTGGTATACCTGATTCGCGGGACTTCTTTCTTTTGTTTTAACAAGCCCCGTGAAATATCGTGGGACCCGTTCAGGTATCGACGAACACGACGGACTTCCGTCCGTCCCTCAACAGAAGttcttgtaaaaaataattgtcaCTGATTATTCATCGACGGTTCCATCCCACCGTCGCGACGTAGCTTGTACGTTAATGTCGTCTATTACTTACCGGGTACGTTCCAACGACAGCGACGCAGGACCTTCGGAAATCCTGGACGATCTCCGACCAACGATCCTTTCCGtcgtcgaaaaagaaaaatcggcGAACACGGCGAACCGATGAAATTATTTATCACCGACGCCGACGAACTTTATCTTCGATCCTTTCGTTCTCGATCCCGCCACTTCTACGACGGGGTCCGTTTACAATCCGCGACACTTACTAAAACGCGTCGGTTTCTTTTACAGTTAAGTATTCGTACGAGGAGTGGCTTCGGGCACatcaatttataatagaaagttCGTAGACCTGTTCATATCAACCCTCTCTAGTATTTGACTAATTTGACATTTGTATTAATTCTGTATTTCATAACGTGCTCAGACTAAGAATCTATCGAAAAATCTTCGTCAGGAAAGTTTTATGGATTTCTGGAAAGAATGTTTTTTTCTCCCCAATAATCAAAACGTGCGCAAAGGGCTCGATATTTGTTAAGGAAAAAGGTAAACAAACTTTTCAAAATTCTTCTCGACGACGGTAGTTTTTGTTCTCGATAGGTCGGGGGAGTGGAAAGTACTTCTCGAATCGCGTTTCAATATTTTATTAAGCAACGAGAGGGTTAAACGAAGTGTGAAACGCGTTAACCGACACCGTTCACCGCGCAGTACACGCACTACGTTTACGGTATAACGTAGGCGTGGCTGGTTTGATATCAACGATGGCCACCTTTCGACTGTAAATCAATCGATATCGCGGCAACGGGAGGGGCTTTTCATGGGGTTTGCACGAGCCTGAAATACGGGCGTCGGGGGTGGAAGCATGCGCCAAGTGCTGAATGCGAATCGACCCGCCCCCGTACCTTTTATCCCGACACCGATCGTCTTTCTCTCTCGCCTTTCTCGCTTTGGCTGCACTACCGTGACACCGATGCGTTTCGATAAACATCTGGCTCGATTGATTTCGTCGGGTTAATTACCTAGCATCGATTGGTCGACGGCGTTAGCGACTCGATTACTCTGTTTCGCTTCCTTGAACCGGGACTCCGAGTCACAGTTACGGGAAATCGGGCCCATAAATTTGTGCAATTATCGTGGTGCGTGCAACTAACGAGGCAGTCGACTTTGGCGGGTCCATTATCCTTGGGGGTTGTTTCACAGTGCACGATGCAGGATTATTACAGTGTATGTCAGAAAGAATTATTAAAGAAAGAAATCCTGGGTAAATATAGAGAATATCCCAATTCAGGGTAGTAACATCATTTTTCAATAGGATAGGAGCCCTAAACTTATGGCAAAAACTATGAAAATTTGTTGATATTAATGTTTCATTTCTTAAAAAAAGTAAGATAAAAAAGATTCTTCTGGAAAAGTTTTTTCTATTATCTTTGTTACTCTGTACTGGGAATGAAAGAATCAACAAACTTACCAATCGATTTGACCATCAGCactaattatttttcgttaaatTCGATACTCAAAAATAGTAGTTCTTTAAAATGCATTCTTTTAAACATTGTCAAACAGGGGCATACTTCCTACAGGGGATGAAAGAATCAACAAACATTCGATTTAACTATGAACACCATGAACATTATGTTTCGTTATACTTAATATACAAGAATAGTAGTTGTTTAAAATTGATTTATTCAAATATTGTCAAACAGCATAGCTGAAACCCCCTCACTCAACAGTTATATAAAACCATATTAAAAATCCTTCGAAAGGGAAAAATGGTAACGCCATTAATTATCTAATCTTATCGTGAAAAATGATGGGCAAAGTGGATGAACCAAGGACAAATCGTCCGAACCATAGGGATGGGAGGGATAGGTTAGAGTATAAAACAAGTCATGATATGTGGCTCGCGATAGTGGGAATATttaattcgttttttttttaaataatccttACAAGGTATAAGTACTCGATATCGCATCGAGCGTTCCGCATAGCATAGGTAAATAAATAACTAAGTTACTTTTAAACAGTCTATCGAGACGACGTTCTCGCTAAGTTgcgctttatttacacgacggtTTTATCAATTTCGTACGTACCTATACATAGACTCGTTTCTATTTACTTCTctccatatatatataaattctaTTGCACATCGCAATTGTACGATATCTTACATTTTTACAATAAATTAACGGAATAAATCTAGCATCTCATCTCTCCTCACACGTTCTTCGTAAACTCTCTTCTCTGCTCTAAATACTGGTTCGTTCAGAGAATAACGATGACTGTTTTCGACCCGACGTCCTCGAGATAACTGTACAAATGGCACTGTACAACCCATTTCGTCCGAGATCGCGTAGCTCGCGCTCGAATCGACACGCCTCGTCGAAATGGTTCTTCCTATTTTCTCGTCTCCGTTTAAATATCAAATTATGAATTGCTAGGAACGTGCGTGCTAAGTCTTTTCTCGCGAACGATGGCGATAGAATGATGATTATCGTATCGGTCAATAACGATGATTATCATTCGCGCGAATCCTGACTCCGGTAACTCACGAGCTTTCCACttgctattcatcgacgcgcacGAGTTTCATCGGTCTCGATATCGAACAGGAAGCTCTAACACAACGAATCGTCGAAATTCGTTCAACAGTCGTACAAACGTCAACGGATGCAGCAAAATCAATTGGCCGCTCAAGGCTACCCAACAGTCATCCCCACCACGTCGTTAAGCTACCCCCACCACTTGACCCTTCGCGCCTGTGCAGAAACTCGCAGCTATTCCGCCTCTCGAACGACGAACTAGACCGGTGTAGCGCAAAGATGGCTAAATTTCGACCGAATCGATACTCGTTAAATAGTAATAAAAACCTCAATTATAGAATATGTCGTGGCCTTGAGCGGTCAGGTAACTTTAATCCGGCCGTAGTCAGTGGCACTAGTAtccttaacgaaataaataccccAAGTCTACCGTACTCAGAGGCAAACGACGGACTACGAAGTTTCGTTCGGAGCTCTTGAAATCTTCTGGCGCGACTTGAAACTTGTTCTGACAGTGAAATGACACAAAACGTTTGATCTTTGGATTGTATATCGCCGTGACTTTTCGTGGAATGTAAAGGAGGAACGCTTCGACGAACGTTCCTCCTTTCCCTGCCAGTGGAGAATTGAAACGACAAATGTTCCACGTTCGAACTCTCACGGATTGACGGATCTAAACTGAACCGGTGGACCGATCTTATCGTCATCATTTCGCTTGAAGTTCCGCGGCCTGCTCCTCTTCCTCCTTGGTCAAGGGTACCGTCGAGTGATTGTAGAGGCCCTGGGCCATCAGCTGAAGGGCTAGCGGGTTCTTCTGACCACTGGCCTTCTTGATCTTCGCCCTCTTGTTCTGGAACCAGATCTTGATCTGAGCCTCATTCAGGCCCAGGTCCCTCGAGAGCTGTTGCCTTCTTCTTTCCGTGAGGTATCGGTTCTCCGCGAATTCTCTCTTCAACCTGGCCAATTGCTCACCGCTAAACGCCGTCCTGGGTCGCTTTTCTTCGGGGGTGCCAGTAGTGCCGCGACTGTCTGACCTCTTCACTCTTCTCGTGCGTGGACCTGAAACACAGGAGGATCCTAACGTTAGCTGCTATCTGCCGATATTTCTGACGGAACGTTCATTTTCATCTAAGTGTTTTATTTATAGGGAACTTCGCTGTTGCCGATTTGGTATTTCGGATTGGTAGCCTGAATTATTGTTATATCGGAAAATTAATTGTTGTGATAACTTTAAACTCACTTATTAAAAACAACACCTGTGAAGTTTACAGAGAAAATTTGGCCGATTAATAATAATGGCCAGTCATAGCAGGTTCAATGTTAAGGGTTGAATTATCAAGTTTCACGCATCACCATAGGTAAAATTGACGATACAATCTATTGTATTCAAGGATCTTCGCGTTGCAAAATGCAGGTGGTTTTAGTTAGCTACAAAGGCTGTTTGAGAGTAGTTCAAAGAGTAATCTAgctccctaaaaaatattgattatttcGTGTCCAATTGGTCGATCAGATACTTTTCGAAATGACCAATCGATGGGAAGGTATATAAACTAAAGATCAGGCTTACATAACGATTCATAACGCTCTTCCGCGGAGGACATTGATTCAACAAGTTTACGCGCCGATAAATCTGGGAAATTAACGAACCACAGGTACCGCGTTCGCGCAGTGACAAGCTTTACGACAACTTTTATTGTCTAGCTGGCCTTAAGTGTTCCTTCCAACGACCGTTCCCGCGAGCAGTAGACTCTACTCCATAACAAGGGAACTTCGAGGAGGAGCGGTCGTCATGGGATCTTCCTCAGGGACGAAATAAACGTCTAAGGACGAAGGATAGTCCGGGAGTCCTTCCCGCGTTTATCGTTCCGCGAGGCTGTCCAGGAGTCCTTCGGACCTGGCAGCGACAAGTTAATCGTAAATCAAACGCGTTATTGCTGCTGGTTCCAGCGGCGCTGGCGGCTTGCTAAATCGCCGTGGAAACTCTCCAGAAAAGCGAGGCAGATTATTAATTATCGCCAGGATGACTCGTGTTCGCGAACCGACCGACGCTCAAAAAAAAAGGGTGCATCTTTTCGATGCTGATGACTGCAGATTTGTGGAATGGTTAATTTAGAAAGGaaactttattattttttgcAATAACTTGAGTTTATAAGGGCAAAACTATCCTTTACAGTTGGAAACTGTATAGAACTCGTTTAAAAGATTTTCTTGTACGTCTAATGGTTTCGCTGATGGCATCAGAAAGTTAAAACCTTAGCTGTGAGAAcacgaataattaatatttattcgaaTTTAATTCGTGGGAATCGTACAGTCTCTATATAAAACGTAGTTTTGTAGTATTTTCCAGTCAGTTCTTCTGAATTTACTTGATCATTAATATCTAATCTTGATTGTTTCACAAACGTATTTCAGCAGATTGTAGATAAAAGGTATTAAAATTCTGTG is part of the Colletes latitarsis isolate SP2378_abdomen chromosome 10, iyColLati1, whole genome shotgun sequence genome and harbors:
- the LOC143346041 gene encoding homeobox protein E60 gives rise to the protein MSSAEERYESLCPRTRRVKRSDSRGTTGTPEEKRPRTAFSGEQLARLKREFAENRYLTERRRQQLSRDLGLNEAQIKIWFQNKRAKIKKASGQKNPLALQLMAQGLYNHSTVPLTKEEEEQAAELQAK